The genomic stretch AGACCGGCGACGGCACGGGCGGCGAGGGGGAGGGCCCGGCCGGGTCGCCCGCTCAGGGAAACCCGCCCAGCTCCGCGTCGCTTGACGAGGGAGGCGAGGGCCTGCCGACGGCTCCTACCAGGCGGCCGGGAAGCCGCGGCGGCCTTCCCGGTCAAGGCGCCGGCCTGGACCAGGAGGCGGCCGCCGGCGGCCCGAGGCAGCAGGACGCTGGCACGACGGCGGGCCGCGGGGCCAGCGACCCGGAGGGATCCGGCGCGTCCGGCGGCCTCAAGGGGACGCCCACGGGCCCGGGCCCGCCGGGCACGTCACCCGGTGCCGTCGAATCCGAGGCAGAGGCGACCCTCGGGAGAGCGGGCGAGCGGGTGCCTCTGCCGTCCAACCCCCAGCTCGGCCGGGGGGCCGTGCTGACGGTGCTGCCCGGCCCGTCCGTCCGCCCCGAACCCGGCGGGACGAGGGTCCCCTGGCGGGCCGACACGGGGATGATGCAGCCGGGTGACGAAGGGCCACCTGTCACCACCGAATCGGTGCCGCTGGAATACCGGGAGGCGGTTCGGCGCTACTTCGAGGCGCTGGCCGGCGAAGGGAGCTGACGGGGCGTTCATGGAGAGCCTGGACGCGCTGGAAGCAGAGCAGCTGGTGGCGAGGACGGCCGACCGGATGCGCCGTGTGCGGGAAGCCCTCGGTACGGTCGTGGTGGGCCACCGCGACGTCATCGAGCAGGTTCTGCTGGCCCTTTCCGCCGGCGGGCACGTGCTGCTGGAGGGGCTGCCCGGGCTTGGCAAGACGCTTCTGGTGCGAACGCTTGCAGCGGCGACCGACCTGGCCTACTCCCGGATCCAGTTCACGCCCGACCTGATGCCGGCGGATATCGTGGGCACCAACGTGCTGGTGCACGACCCCGAGCAGGGGCGGCGCACGTTTCAGTTCCAGCCGGGGCCGATCTTCGCGCAGGTGGTGCTGGCCGACGAGATCAACCGTGCCACCCCCAAGACGCAGTCGGCGCTGCTCGAGGCCATGCAGGAGCACCGCGTCACCGTAGCCGGCGTGGAACACCGGCTGCAGGAGCCGTTCTTCGTGCTGGCCACGCAGAACCCCATTGAGATGGAGGGCACCTACCCCCTGCCGGAGGCCCAGCTCGACCGCTTTTTCTTCAAGGTGCGGCTCGGCTATCCCGACCGCTCGGAGCTGGCCGAGATCATCGATCGCACGACCGGCCCGCAGCAGCCGGAGGTGAAGCCGGTCATCACCCGCTCCGAACTGCTGGAGGTGCAGCGGGCGGCGCGCATGGTAGCGGTGGCGACCCCGGTCCGGCAGGCCGTCGTCGAACTCATCGCCGCCACCCGCCCGGACGGCTCACCGGTAGAGGCGGTGCGCCGGTTCGTGCGGTATGGGGCAAGCCCGAGGGGGGCCCAGGCGGTCATGCTGGCCGCCAAGGCGAGGGCGCTTCTGTGGGGCCGGATGCACGTGAGCTACGAGGACGTGGAGGCGGTGCTGCTGCCGGCGCTGCGCCACCGCCTGATCCTGAACTTCGAGGGCGAGTCGGAGGGGGTTGATACCGACCGGCTTCTGATCGAAGCCTGGGAGGCCGTACGGCCGAGGGAAAGCGTGCGAGGCCGTGCTGGATGAGCGGTGGCTTGCCACCCTGGGACGCCTCCGGCTCGTGTCCCGCCTGGCCCCGGAGATGAACCGGGCGGCGTGGCGGCCCGTGCGGCGTTCGGGCGAGGGCATCGACTTCTTGAGCCACCGGGAGTACATGCCGGGGGACGACTTCCGTTCCATCGACTGGAAGGCGCTGGCCCGCCTGGACCGCCCCTACGTCAAGGTCTACGCCCGCGAAGAGCAACTGCCCATGGAGCTTGCCATCGACACCAGCGCCTCGATGGGGCAGCCGGACGGCCGGAAGTTCGCCTTTGCGCGGGGGCTGGCGGCCTGCCTGGGCTACGTGGCGCTCGCGTCGGGGGAGCGGCTGCGGCTCGTGCCGTCCCGCGAACCGGGGGCCGGCGGGGACGGGTACGCTCTCACCTATGCGGGCCGGACGGCGCAGGCGCTGTCGCGGATGCTGCGGGCGCTGGACGCTCTCGTACCCGAGGGGGCGATGGACCTGCCGGAGTGGGCGCAGCGCCTGACGCAGGCGCGGCGCGGGCCGGCACTGACCATCCTCATCAGCGACCTCCTCACCCCTCCGGACCAGGTGGAGCAGGCGCTGCAACTGCTGGCCCGGGCCCGGCGAGAGGCCGTGCTTCTCCACGTCCTGTCCGCGGGCGAGCTCCTTCCCGACGCGCTCGGGGAACTGAGGCTGGTGGACGTGGAATCCGGGGACTCCATCTTCGTTCGGGCCGACCCGGCCACCATCTCCCGCTACCTCGAGGCGCTCGAGCGCTGGGTTGCGGAGCTTTCGGCGATGGCGGCCAGGCACCGTTTCCGCTACGTAACCCTCTCCAGCGGCGCCTCCCCGTATGAGGCGGTCACGCGCGAGCTTCGGCAGGCCGGGGTGGTCCGGTGAACGCCGCGCTGCCGGGCGCCCTCCAGCTGGGGTCACCATGGATGCTGCTGGCCGGGGCGGCGGCGGCGGGCGCGATCCTGCTTCTCCACCTCGTACGCCCGAGGCCTCGCCGGCTGCCGGTTTCAAGTCTCCTGCTGTGGCGCATTCTCCAGCAGCGTATCCGGGAGCAGACCCTCCTGCGCCGCCTGATCCCCACCCTGATCCTGGCCCTGCAGGTGGCCGCGGGGTTGCTGCTTGGCCTTTCGCTCGCACGGCCCGAGTGGCGCAATGCCGCGCCGATCGCGCCGGTCGGGGTGTTCGTCGTCGACCGGTCGCTGAGCATGCAGGCCCTCGAGGCTGCCGGCGACCGGTTCACCCTGGCGAAGAGGGCCCTGGCGCAGATCCTGTCGGGAGACGAGCCGGCCGGGCTGCGCCGCATCTACGTCGGCGGTTTGGGACCGGCTGGCCCGAGCTTCCTTGGCCCTTTCCCATCAGCCGGGCGCGCCCGCGAAGCGCTGGACGAGATCCCGCCGCCCTCGGACGGGCCCGCGGACTTCGCGGCGCTCCGGCGGGAGCTTGGGTCGCTGGTGCCCGGCGGCGAGCCGGTGCGGGTGTGGCTTGCCACAGACGGCGTGATGACCAGGACGGCGCAAGACGAGCTGCTTGAACTGGGGCGATGGGCTCGTCTGGAGGTCGTGAGCGTGGGCACGGGTGGGCTGGCAAACGCCGCTATCACCGCCATGCAGGCCTACCCGGCCGGGCCGGACCCGGCGGACGTGCAGATCATGGTGGAGGTCTCCAACTTCGCCGGCCAGGCGCTCGACGGCGTGCTGACCGTGCAGGCTGATTTCGGGCTCAGCGAGGCCCGCGCCGTCCACGTGGAACCCGGCCGTTCGGTCCGGATCGTGCTGCCCTACCGCGTGGGAGGCCTGGCGGCCGTGCGGGCGCGGCTCGACCCGCGCCGGCCGGACGCGCTGGCGGCGGACAACAACGCCGCCCTGGTCTTCTCGGATCCCCTGGATCCGGCCATGGTCTACCTGGTCGGGGAGGGTACGCCGGCGATCCGGCGCGCCGTGACCGCGGCCGGCCACACGGCCCTGTTGTGGATCCC from Bacillota bacterium encodes the following:
- a CDS encoding MoxR family ATPase, with product MESLDALEAEQLVARTADRMRRVREALGTVVVGHRDVIEQVLLALSAGGHVLLEGLPGLGKTLLVRTLAAATDLAYSRIQFTPDLMPADIVGTNVLVHDPEQGRRTFQFQPGPIFAQVVLADEINRATPKTQSALLEAMQEHRVTVAGVEHRLQEPFFVLATQNPIEMEGTYPLPEAQLDRFFFKVRLGYPDRSELAEIIDRTTGPQQPEVKPVITRSELLEVQRAARMVAVATPVRQAVVELIAATRPDGSPVEAVRRFVRYGASPRGAQAVMLAAKARALLWGRMHVSYEDVEAVLLPALRHRLILNFEGESEGVDTDRLLIEAWEAVRPRESVRGRAG
- a CDS encoding DUF58 domain-containing protein, encoding MLDERWLATLGRLRLVSRLAPEMNRAAWRPVRRSGEGIDFLSHREYMPGDDFRSIDWKALARLDRPYVKVYAREEQLPMELAIDTSASMGQPDGRKFAFARGLAACLGYVALASGERLRLVPSREPGAGGDGYALTYAGRTAQALSRMLRALDALVPEGAMDLPEWAQRLTQARRGPALTILISDLLTPPDQVEQALQLLARARREAVLLHVLSAGELLPDALGELRLVDVESGDSIFVRADPATISRYLEALERWVAELSAMAARHRFRYVTLSSGASPYEAVTRELRQAGVVR
- a CDS encoding vWA domain-containing protein — its product is MNAALPGALQLGSPWMLLAGAAAAGAILLLHLVRPRPRRLPVSSLLLWRILQQRIREQTLLRRLIPTLILALQVAAGLLLGLSLARPEWRNAAPIAPVGVFVVDRSLSMQALEAAGDRFTLAKRALAQILSGDEPAGLRRIYVGGLGPAGPSFLGPFPSAGRAREALDEIPPPSDGPADFAALRRELGSLVPGGEPVRVWLATDGVMTRTAQDELLELGRWARLEVVSVGTGGLANAAITAMQAYPAGPDPADVQIMVEVSNFAGQALDGVLTVQADFGLSEARAVHVEPGRSVRIVLPYRVGGLAAVRARLDPRRPDALAADNNAALVFSDPLDPAMVYLVGEGTPAIRRAVTAAGHTALLWIPAAISEGASAPALPPAPSRGPGAGPAGGYLTGAHLVIFNGVPPPDTPQGAAGAMRDDAWAAPLWWVIPPRSAAAPGGLGQPGQQPAGTGSPDPSVLDEAVVFWRRTHPLLRFTDLEGVRVRRSPAAPPVTEDADVLVVGTRGPLLWERADVFGQRRLESAFALEDSNLLGRVAFAMLVANLVRLAAPHSWQLAQPPLRPGEAVTVRAPPGEAELLVVTPDAQVVPHRVQGPSVQPFTRTERAGVYQAWPASGNTDNPAAMWAVQPPGASESDLRRTGSLPGPGEPAGAPARAGTRPLWPYAAAAALAVLAGEAALYWM